In Armatimonadota bacterium, the genomic window GCCGAGTCCGGGAGCCGGGCGCACGATGGAGGTGCAAAGCGAAGGAGAACGGCGGAGCGCACAAGGGGGGATTGCTGTGCGGGATGGGCGAGAGATCCGGCCCACGGATACCTGCCACCGCTGCGGCCTGCGCCGCGCCACCAGGGACCTGGAGCAGCGCGGCATTACGATCCGCCTGTGCGATGACTGCTACTGGGGCGCCGAACAGGCCCCGGAGACAGGGAAGGACGCCCCGCCCGCCGCCTAGCGTCTCTCCGGTCTCACCGCGCTTCCCCGCCCGCCCCCCACGGCTTCCTCGCGGGCAACTCCCCCGTTGGTCGCTGAACAGCTGCCCATCGGCCGTGCCCGGGCCGACGGCGGCGCCGGGCCGCGTCAGGGCGGCGGTGGCCCCCCGGTGGCGGAACCGTGAGCATCCGACCATGGCAAATCGGTCATCCATCGGATGGCAACGGCACAGAACGGGGCGGAGAATGCTGGCGGGACACAGACGGTGGTGAGGTGACGCCGAGCACAGAGCGGTCACAATCAGCGGGAGGCGGCGGAGACGCTACCTGAGCAGTGGCTTCCCCGCGGAAGGAGCGTACCCACGATGTTGTCCGCACCTCCACGTCCGTGGCAGCAGGAGTTCTACCCCTGCATCCAGTGCGGTATGTGCGGGGGGTCCTGTCCCCTCGCTCATGCCATGGATTACCCCCCGCGTCGAATCATCCACCTGGCGCGGGAGGGCCTGCTGGACGACGTGCTGCGCAGTACCACCCCCTGGCTGTGTGTCTCCTGCTACACGTGCGCGGCCCGCTGCCCCGGAAATCTGAAGATCACCGACGTCCTGTTCCCGGCCCTGCGCGATGCGGCCATGGCCGCGGGGATCCAGCCTCCTCCCGAGATGAAGAAGGCCCTGGACAACACCTATCGGTATGGCAACCCCTTCGGGGAGGGGATGCGGAAGCGGCTCGAGTGGGTCAAGGGGGCGGGCGTGCCCGTCCCGGTCATCTCGCAGCTCAAGCGGCCGGTGGAGGTCCTGTGGATCGTCGAGTGCTACCCGTCTTTCCACCCGCGCAACCAGCGCCAGGCCCAGGCCATGGCCCGGCTGCTTCACAGGCTGGGTGTAGACTTCGCCATCCTCGGACCGGAGGAACACTGCATCGGCGACTGTGAGCGGCTGGCCGGGGAGCGCGGGCTGTTCGAGAGCCTGGTCGAGTACAACGCCGCGCTGCTGGACCGCTACGAGTTCGGCGAAATCGTCACCGGCGATCCCCATGCCATGAACTCGCTCAAGCGCGTCTACCCGGCGCTGGGCCACCGCTATCCGGTCAGCCACTACGTCGAGTTCCTGGCCCGCCGGCTCGACGCCCTGCGTCCCCTGCTGCGCAACCCCCTTCTTGCCCGAATCACCTACCACGATAACTGCTGCCTGGGACGGGCCTGCGGCATCTTCGACGCCCCGCGCGAGCTGCTGCGCGCCATTCCGGGGGTGACCCTGGTCGAGATGCCGTTCTCCAGGGAGCTGTCGCTCTGCTGCGGCGGCGGAGGCGGCGGGATGTGGCTGGACACGCTGATCTGGCAGACCGCGCACGAGCGGCTGGCCGACCGGCGCGTCGCCCATGCCCTCTCCACCGGGGCGCAGATCCTGGCCGTGGCCTGCCCCTTCGAGACGTCGCGCTTCGAGGACGCCCTCAAGTCCACGGGCCACGAGGGACGCCTGGTGGTGCGGGACATTCTCGAGTTGCTCGACGAGTCGATGGTCCCGCCAGGCGAGGTGCAGAGATGAAGATCGCGGTCCTGCTGACGATGGTCCCCGATCCGGTCGAGGAGTTGGAGATCGACCCCTCCGGAACGGCGCTGGACACCCAGTGGCTGCGCTACGTCCTGAGCGAGAGCGACGACCACGCCCTGGAGCAGGCCCTGCTGCTCAAAGAGCGCCATGGCGCGCAGGTCACCGCCTTGGCCCTGGACTACGGCGACGTGGACCAGACGCTGTTCACCGCCCTGGCCAAAGGGGCGGACGAGGCGGTCAAGATCGCCCCGGCGCCCGAAGGGAGCGTCACGCGCCACGAAGCGGCGGCGATCTTTGCCGCGATCCTCCGTCGCCGGCCCGCGGATCTCGTGCTCACCGGCGTCCAGGCCATCAACGACCTGGACGGCCATCTTGCCGGGTTGCTGGCCGGGTTGCTGGATCTGCCCTACGTCGGGGTGACCCGGTCCGTCGAGCCTGCTCCGGACGGCACGGTCCTGGTGCAAAAGGAGTACCCGGGCGGCGTAGCCGCCGAGATCAGCGTCCCTCTGCCGGCCGTGATCGGCGTGATCTCCGCGCCGCAGCCGCCGCGCTACGTCCCCGTGGCCCGCATCCGCGAGGTGATGAGAACCCGATCGATCGGGACGGAGGCGCTCCCCGCCATCGGCGCTCAGCCCGTCCCCGCCATCCGTCGCCTGTACAAGCCCACGGCGGCCGGCGGAGCCACGATGCTCGCCGGAACCCCTGAGGAGGTGGCTCGGGAACTCGTGGCCGTCCTGGTAGACCGGGGGGTGCTGCGATGAGCGCGCCGTCGCCGGAGGTCTGGGTGTACGTCGAGCACCTGAAGGGCAGCGTCGCCCCCCACACCTACGAACTGCTGGGCAGAGGGCGCGAGCTGGCCCAGAGCCTGGGCGGACGCCTCGTCGCGGTGTTGCTCGGCCGCCAGGCGGCGGACCTGGCGCGCACCCTCGGCGCCGCCGATCTGGTGCGCCTGGTCGACCACGAGCAGCTGGAGGCGTTCACACCCGACGGCCACGCGCGCACCATGGCCGCGCTGGCCGAGCAGCATCGGCCCCACCTGGTCCTGTGCGGGGCCACGTCGGCCGGCATCGACCTGGCCTCGCTGCTGGCGGCGCTGCTCCAGGTC contains:
- a CDS encoding (Fe-S)-binding protein; translated protein: MLSAPPRPWQQEFYPCIQCGMCGGSCPLAHAMDYPPRRIIHLAREGLLDDVLRSTTPWLCVSCYTCAARCPGNLKITDVLFPALRDAAMAAGIQPPPEMKKALDNTYRYGNPFGEGMRKRLEWVKGAGVPVPVISQLKRPVEVLWIVECYPSFHPRNQRQAQAMARLLHRLGVDFAILGPEEHCIGDCERLAGERGLFESLVEYNAALLDRYEFGEIVTGDPHAMNSLKRVYPALGHRYPVSHYVEFLARRLDALRPLLRNPLLARITYHDNCCLGRACGIFDAPRELLRAIPGVTLVEMPFSRELSLCCGGGGGGMWLDTLIWQTAHERLADRRVAHALSTGAQILAVACPFETSRFEDALKSTGHEGRLVVRDILELLDESMVPPGEVQR
- a CDS encoding electron transfer flavoprotein subunit beta, yielding MKIAVLLTMVPDPVEELEIDPSGTALDTQWLRYVLSESDDHALEQALLLKERHGAQVTALALDYGDVDQTLFTALAKGADEAVKIAPAPEGSVTRHEAAAIFAAILRRRPADLVLTGVQAINDLDGHLAGLLAGLLDLPYVGVTRSVEPAPDGTVLVQKEYPGGVAAEISVPLPAVIGVISAPQPPRYVPVARIREVMRTRSIGTEALPAIGAQPVPAIRRLYKPTAAGGATMLAGTPEEVARELVAVLVDRGVLR